From the genome of Natronolimnobius baerhuensis:
GCCACGCCACTGACGAGACCGAGGAGACTGTCGTCGAGGAGTTCGGTCTCCCGACTGCTGCTCCCCTCGAGGAATCGGAACGTGACGTCGAACTCACGGCTGTCCAATCGGGCGACAAAGAGTCGGTGTATCGATTCGAACGCGCTGCTGGGACGGACTGTGCCTGTGAGATCATCGAGCAGACGGGAACGCCGCTCTCGTCCGTTCGGGCACAGGATGGCTCGCTGTTGTTGTCCTTCCATACGCTCGAACTCGAGGAAATCGAAGCGATTGTCGAGGAGTTGCGAACGCAGTTCGATGGCGTTCTCGTCGAGGACCTCTCGCAGGCCTACGACGGATCGTCGGCGGATCCCGTCGTCGTCGACCGGAACGAACTGACCGACCGTCAGCGTGAGATTATCGAGACGGCCTACGAGATGGGCTACTTCGAGTATCCGAAAGGGGCCAATGCAACCGACGTTGCGGCGGAACTCGGCGTTGCTCGTTCGACGTTCACCGAGCACCTCGCGGCAGCACAGACGAAGCTCATGCGAACACTTCTTGACAAATAACCACTCGAAGGCGAGTTATGAACATATTTCTGAACGATTGTCTATCCGTTTGCTTCCTCTCCGGTTCAGTGGTTCATGTGTGTCTCGGGAACCGGAGACATCGGACGTGTTCAGCCGTGAGGGCGAACAAACGACAATACTTTTCCATCGGGGAATGAAACTCCGTGTATGGTTGACGACCTCAAGAAAGGGCTGGAGGGAGTGTTGGTTGCAGAGTCGGAACTCAGCTCGATTGACGGTGATGCCGGCCGGCTGATCTACCGGGGCTACCCAATCGAGGACCTCGCTCGTGGCGCAACGTACGAGGAGGTTCTCTATTTGCTCTGGAACGGACACCTTCCTCACGCGGACGAACTCGAGGCGTTTACCGAGTCACTCACCGAGGAACGGACGGTCAACGACGACGTGCTCGCGACGATGGAGCGACTCGCTGACGCCGACGAGCGGCCGATGGCTGCACTCCGGACCGCAGTCTCGATGTTTTCTGCGACCGAACCCGAAGGCGATGCCGACCCCGAAGACCTCGATGCGACGGCTCGAAAGGGGCGGCGTATCACCGCTAAGATTCCGACCGCACTCGCCGCCTTCGAGCGCTACCGCCTCGACGAAGAGCCAGTCGACCCCGACCCAGATCTGGGACTCGCTGCGAACTTCCTCTATATGTTGACCGGCGAGCAGCCCGACGATGTTGCCGCCGAAACCTTTGATCAGGCGCTGATCCTCCACGCCGATCACGGACTGAACGCCTCGACGTTTACCTCGATGGTCATCGGCTCGACCATGGCCGATATCTACAGCGCCGTTACCGGCGGCGTCGCAGCCCTCTCCGGACCACTCCACGGCGGCGCAAACCAAGACGTCATGGAAGTCCTGATCGAGATTGACGAAAGCAATAAAGATCCCCTCGAGTGGGTCGAGGAGGCCACTGACGAGGGCCGGCGCATTCCCGGCTTCGGCCATCGTGTCTACAACGTCAAAGATCCGCGCGCGAGAATCCTGCAGGAACGCAGCAAGGAACTCGCCGAAAATGGCGACGACAAGTGGTACGACATCACCACGACCATCGAAAACTACCTCTCCGAGGAGAAAGGCCTCGTTGAGAAGGGCATCGCCCCAAATGTCGACTTCTACTCCGGGTCGGTCTACTACCAACTCGGCATCCCAATCGATATGTACACGCCTATCTTCGCAATGAGCCGTGCCGGCGGCTGGATTGCCCACGTCCTCGAGTACCAGGATGACAACCGCCTCATCCGCCCGCGTGCGCGATACACCGGCCCTGAGGACGAGACGTTCGTCTCGCTCGACGAACGATAACAGCCCCGTTCGGTTCGTTTTCCTGTTCGATACTCCCCAATCTCGAAGTGACGTCACAGCCAAACACCAGCCGTGTACGTCTTCGTCTACGGTACGCTGACGGAGCCGAATCGCGTACAGGATGTTCTCGCCGTCGATACCAGCGACTCGAGTCAGCGTGACCCGTCGCTATTTGACGGTCCAGCCGTTCTCGAGGGCCTTCACCGTGTTGAGGGCCGATACCCGACGCTTGCGCCGGGCGGGCACGTCGAGGGGCGATTACTCTGTGTTGACGATCAGGAACTCGAGCGACTGGATCGATACGAGGGTGTCGATACCGGCCTCTACACGCGCGTTTCAGTGCCAGGTGATGGACTCGAGGGACCCGTCGCGGTATACGTTGGAGATCCAGACCGACTTGGTGTCTCCACCGAGTGTGAGTGGCCATCTGGGGCGTCGTTCGTCGACCGGGTTCAAACCGTCTGTGACCGGGGTGAAATCTACGTCAGACGAACTGAATGACGCCCGTCTGCCGACTGTCTGACACCGCTCTCATCCCGGCGCAGTCATGCGGTTTCACTTTCGCTCCGGAGGGATGGGTTTTATGGTCCCTGCGTCCCCGTCTACAGTCGCACGTCACACGCCGTGTACTACCCTGTCGTGTTGCCACCAGGCAACACCCCTGTCCCTGTTGGGGAAGGCGATAGCCAGATCGGGCACACCGATTTTCTTCTC
Proteins encoded in this window:
- a CDS encoding gamma-glutamylcyclotransferase family protein, whose product is MYVFVYGTLTEPNRVQDVLAVDTSDSSQRDPSLFDGPAVLEGLHRVEGRYPTLAPGGHVEGRLLCVDDQELERLDRYEGVDTGLYTRVSVPGDGLEGPVAVYVGDPDRLGVSTECEWPSGASFVDRVQTVCDRGEIYVRRTE
- a CDS encoding helix-turn-helix domain-containing protein, translating into MSGFRATIVVHNPGNCPVASVSAQTADPTTPVTRTRGHATDETEETVVEEFGLPTAAPLEESERDVELTAVQSGDKESVYRFERAAGTDCACEIIEQTGTPLSSVRAQDGSLLLSFHTLELEEIEAIVEELRTQFDGVLVEDLSQAYDGSSADPVVVDRNELTDRQREIIETAYEMGYFEYPKGANATDVAAELGVARSTFTEHLAAAQTKLMRTLLDK
- the citZ gene encoding citrate synthase, yielding MVDDLKKGLEGVLVAESELSSIDGDAGRLIYRGYPIEDLARGATYEEVLYLLWNGHLPHADELEAFTESLTEERTVNDDVLATMERLADADERPMAALRTAVSMFSATEPEGDADPEDLDATARKGRRITAKIPTALAAFERYRLDEEPVDPDPDLGLAANFLYMLTGEQPDDVAAETFDQALILHADHGLNASTFTSMVIGSTMADIYSAVTGGVAALSGPLHGGANQDVMEVLIEIDESNKDPLEWVEEATDEGRRIPGFGHRVYNVKDPRARILQERSKELAENGDDKWYDITTTIENYLSEEKGLVEKGIAPNVDFYSGSVYYQLGIPIDMYTPIFAMSRAGGWIAHVLEYQDDNRLIRPRARYTGPEDETFVSLDER